The following proteins are co-located in the Candidatus Hydrogenedentota bacterium genome:
- a CDS encoding porin: MRHRRWFWALFVSLATTLGAWAQPPSPATAEEIAALREQVRQLSEQLNRLEARYAEDKANQEKAAEEAAKVKENAPKVTLDGGGLRVRSADGAFEHRVRLRIAHDFAWFNQDDELEDVIGDEQDGTGFRMARIRLQGKVWDDFTYVGEFDFAGENGEDTPKFRDVYLQYNGIPYIGGNAFDLRIGHFKEPFSLDELNGITTGRQFMETPLLNVFAPSRNAGLQISDALLGEPKAERFTWALGIFKETDDIPSSDDSDEDQGWQITGRVTGLPYYADEGRRLLHVGAAASVRNPDGEPLRYGVRPESRLALFRYVDTDDLPLGFRLRDARADDVNLYGLELAGVLEGFSFQSEYVVSDVDTTFGGNLDFDGWYAQAGYLLTGEHRPYRHESGIFEAPEPLHPFSYRGENRGWGAWELLARYGAVDLNDGFMRAGEHEALTIGLNWYVNDNVRWFVNWTRNDIEHDLYDGHFDVLATRLQLEF; the protein is encoded by the coding sequence ATGAGACACAGAAGATGGTTTTGGGCGCTGTTTGTGAGCTTGGCCACAACCCTCGGGGCGTGGGCGCAACCACCCAGCCCGGCAACGGCCGAAGAGATAGCGGCATTGCGCGAACAAGTGCGCCAGCTCTCCGAGCAATTGAACCGTCTGGAAGCGCGGTATGCCGAGGACAAGGCGAACCAGGAAAAGGCCGCGGAGGAAGCTGCTAAAGTGAAGGAGAATGCCCCGAAGGTGACTCTTGACGGCGGCGGCCTTCGCGTGCGGTCGGCTGATGGCGCCTTCGAACACCGGGTGCGGCTGCGCATCGCGCACGACTTTGCGTGGTTCAACCAGGACGACGAGCTGGAAGACGTCATTGGCGATGAACAGGACGGCACGGGCTTTCGCATGGCGCGCATCCGCCTGCAAGGGAAAGTCTGGGACGATTTCACCTACGTGGGTGAGTTTGATTTCGCCGGCGAAAACGGCGAAGACACACCGAAATTCCGGGATGTGTACCTTCAGTACAACGGCATCCCTTACATTGGGGGCAATGCTTTTGACCTGAGGATCGGGCATTTCAAGGAACCGTTCAGCCTGGATGAGTTGAACGGGATTACGACAGGCCGGCAATTCATGGAGACCCCGCTGCTTAATGTCTTCGCGCCCTCGCGCAACGCGGGCCTCCAGATTAGCGACGCGCTGCTCGGAGAGCCGAAAGCGGAACGGTTCACTTGGGCCCTGGGCATTTTCAAAGAGACCGACGACATCCCGAGCAGCGATGATTCGGATGAAGATCAGGGTTGGCAGATCACGGGCCGTGTGACGGGGCTGCCTTACTATGCGGATGAAGGGCGAAGGCTGCTGCACGTGGGCGCCGCGGCAAGCGTCCGCAACCCCGACGGCGAGCCATTGCGTTACGGCGTAAGGCCCGAATCGCGCCTTGCGCTCTTCCGGTACGTGGATACCGACGATCTGCCGCTCGGATTCCGGCTCCGCGATGCCCGCGCCGACGACGTCAATCTGTACGGTCTGGAATTGGCCGGCGTTCTCGAGGGGTTCTCGTTTCAAAGCGAATACGTGGTGTCGGACGTAGATACGACCTTCGGGGGAAATCTCGATTTTGACGGGTGGTACGCTCAGGCGGGCTATCTGTTGACGGGCGAGCACCGTCCCTACCGGCACGAAAGCGGAATATTCGAGGCGCCGGAACCGCTGCACCCCTTCTCCTATCGGGGCGAGAACCGGGGATGGGGCGCGTGGGAGCTGCTGGCCCGATACGGCGCAGTAGATCTGAACGACGGCTTCATGCGCGCCGGCGAGCACGAAGCTCTTACCATTGGTTTGAACTGGTACGTGAACGACAACGTCCGCTGGTTTGTAAACTGGACGCGCAATGACATCGAACACGACCTGTACGACGGTCACTTCGACGTGTTGGCCACGCGCCTTCAGTTGGAGTTTTGA
- a CDS encoding YezD family protein, translated as MSSKSAGTLDSAIAGRFAPLDASTAEAILAAVASLRFGSVEVIVHDGRVVQVEKRERVRLSIP; from the coding sequence ATGAGCAGCAAATCAGCAGGCACTCTAGACTCCGCGATAGCGGGCCGTTTTGCGCCACTGGACGCTTCCACCGCGGAAGCGATCTTGGCCGCAGTAGCCAGTCTTCGGTTCGGCTCCGTCGAAGTGATCGTGCATGACGGCAGGGTCGTGCAGGTCGAAAAGCGCGAGCGCGTTCGGCTGAGTATCCCATGA
- a CDS encoding sigma 54-interacting transcriptional regulator produces MSDQLRFDTMALYFLDLQKGTVERPGSVSPRGDPVAPLGQVELEPEGVKSLAEWCRLSSTRGFSASEPPAPLKGSILCGLGRHVLAVPLRSEYGTLGMLLLGTQGSPFEPREQELAELLREPMTVALENDRRMHELVSLREAAEADKRKLLSRLGRERFEDVIIGADGGLRAVMERVALVSRSDVPVLLLGETGSGKEVIARAIHEGSLRAKGPFIRVNCGAIPSELIDSELFGHERGSFTGAVSERRGWFERADEGTLFLDEIGELPHAAQIRLLRVLQEGMFERVGGEQALRVDVRIIAATHCDLARRVQERTFREDLWYRIAVFPVVLPPLRERKQDIPGLAAHFAERAARRFGLKQQDPTPEDIALLSGYDWPGNVREFASVLDRAAILGDGRSLEIAKALGGALGPRAAAAPSGSQQSPSEPTPSLDSAMRHHIERALAQCNGRIEGPRGAAVVLDINPHTLRARMRKLGIDWRRFRA; encoded by the coding sequence GTGTCAGACCAACTTCGCTTCGATACGATGGCCCTGTATTTCCTTGACTTACAGAAGGGAACCGTCGAGCGGCCGGGTTCCGTTTCGCCTCGAGGAGACCCCGTTGCTCCGCTTGGGCAGGTCGAACTCGAGCCCGAAGGGGTGAAGAGTCTGGCCGAGTGGTGCCGTTTGTCATCGACCCGGGGTTTTTCGGCGTCGGAACCGCCCGCGCCGCTGAAGGGAAGTATTCTCTGCGGACTTGGGCGTCACGTGCTGGCCGTCCCTCTGCGTTCGGAATACGGTACGCTGGGCATGTTGCTTCTGGGCACGCAAGGCAGCCCTTTTGAACCGCGTGAACAGGAGCTGGCAGAGCTGCTTCGGGAACCTATGACGGTCGCTCTCGAGAATGACCGGCGAATGCATGAATTGGTGTCCTTGCGCGAGGCGGCCGAGGCGGACAAGCGGAAGCTGCTCAGCAGGTTGGGGCGCGAACGGTTTGAGGATGTGATCATCGGAGCGGACGGGGGATTGAGAGCCGTCATGGAACGGGTAGCTCTCGTGAGCCGGTCCGACGTCCCCGTCCTGCTTCTGGGCGAAACCGGTTCGGGCAAGGAAGTGATCGCCCGAGCGATTCATGAGGGTTCCCTCCGGGCAAAAGGCCCTTTCATCCGGGTGAATTGTGGAGCAATCCCTTCAGAGCTGATAGACTCCGAATTGTTCGGACACGAGCGCGGGAGTTTTACCGGAGCGGTTTCCGAGCGCAGAGGCTGGTTTGAACGGGCCGACGAAGGCACACTGTTTCTGGATGAGATCGGCGAACTGCCTCATGCAGCCCAGATCAGGCTGCTTCGCGTTCTTCAGGAGGGCATGTTCGAGCGAGTCGGCGGAGAACAGGCGTTGCGCGTCGACGTGCGGATTATTGCCGCCACCCATTGCGACCTGGCGCGCCGTGTCCAGGAAAGGACCTTTCGCGAAGACCTGTGGTATCGCATCGCTGTATTTCCTGTTGTCTTGCCACCCCTTCGCGAACGCAAACAAGACATTCCCGGACTCGCCGCTCATTTCGCTGAGCGCGCGGCCCGGCGTTTTGGCCTTAAACAGCAAGACCCGACACCAGAGGATATTGCTTTGCTGTCTGGTTACGACTGGCCGGGCAATGTCCGCGAGTTCGCGTCCGTTCTGGACCGGGCCGCTATCCTGGGCGACGGAAGATCGCTGGAGATTGCCAAGGCGCTTGGCGGTGCACTCGGCCCGAGAGCCGCTGCCGCACCGTCAGGTTCACAACAGTCGCCCTCGGAGCCGACACCATCACTGGACAGCGCCATGCGGCATCACATCGAGCGCGCGCTCGCGCAATGCAACGGAAGAATCGAGGGCCCGCGCGGAGCCGCCGTTGTTCTGGACATTAATCCGCACACCCTTCGCGCACGGATGCGGAAACTGGGTATAGACTGGCGCCGGTTCCGCGCTTGA
- a CDS encoding metallophosphoesterase yields MHTIARRTFLLAGACALAGLSPWHARAETSGRRFRFMVWNDVHVRDPLVSGRPPGYPRANDKAAWLVSCAQGSGKMEAPDFVLSAGDIVDGEISDMSRDFQWLRENVLACLSVPFLPCVGNHENGQGEGQSETYQAYDLCFGNGWRNYVFTVGGIGFIVVDTSGGHRSPDSVTAARNAFVERAFERLGGMPAVLVSHVPLIAMREEEVLKKSFMWPSWHVVDPRMAEIVESHRDTVAAVLTGHLHLSAAKEVNGILHVTSTGTASYPAAFMTVDGYGNRLEIQMHQAPDDLQDRGADIHGKPLHDVDYVDAEHPAHEAYVGGNAAERAVTVRLEGAKRPADAAPDDLRVYHEAGPGKWQSVAYPAAAAEIRVSGRDAANRSWV; encoded by the coding sequence ATGCATACCATCGCGCGGCGGACCTTTCTCTTGGCGGGAGCGTGCGCCTTGGCCGGTCTATCCCCCTGGCATGCTCGCGCCGAGACCTCGGGCAGGCGTTTCCGCTTCATGGTGTGGAACGATGTTCATGTGCGCGACCCGCTCGTGTCGGGCCGCCCGCCCGGCTACCCGCGCGCCAATGACAAGGCGGCATGGCTGGTATCCTGCGCTCAGGGTTCCGGGAAAATGGAGGCGCCGGACTTCGTGCTGTCGGCAGGGGACATAGTTGATGGCGAGATTTCCGACATGAGCCGGGATTTCCAGTGGCTCAGGGAGAACGTGCTGGCGTGTTTGAGCGTTCCCTTTCTCCCCTGTGTGGGCAACCACGAGAACGGGCAAGGCGAGGGTCAGTCCGAGACTTACCAGGCGTATGACCTGTGCTTCGGGAACGGTTGGCGCAATTACGTCTTTACGGTTGGCGGCATAGGGTTCATAGTGGTCGACACCAGTGGCGGGCACCGTTCACCCGACAGCGTAACCGCGGCGCGAAACGCCTTCGTTGAGCGTGCGTTCGAACGGCTGGGCGGCATGCCCGCCGTCCTCGTGAGCCACGTGCCGTTGATCGCAATGCGCGAGGAAGAAGTCTTGAAGAAGAGCTTCATGTGGCCAAGCTGGCACGTGGTAGACCCCCGAATGGCCGAGATCGTCGAATCACACCGTGACACCGTAGCCGCGGTGTTGACAGGCCACTTGCATCTTTCTGCCGCCAAGGAGGTAAATGGGATTCTTCACGTGACCTCGACGGGGACCGCCAGCTATCCGGCGGCCTTCATGACAGTGGACGGTTACGGCAACCGGCTCGAGATCCAGATGCATCAGGCGCCCGATGACTTGCAGGACCGCGGCGCCGACATTCACGGCAAACCCCTGCACGACGTTGACTACGTTGATGCCGAACATCCCGCCCATGAGGCCTACGTGGGGGGCAATGCAGCGGAGCGTGCCGTCACAGTGCGCCTGGAAGGCGCCAAGCGTCCTGCAGACGCTGCGCCTGATGACCTGCGCGTATACCATGAGGCGGGTCCGGGCAAATGGCAATCCGTCGCGTACCCGGCCGCTGCGGCTGAGATTCGAGTCTCCGGGCGCGACGCCGCCAATCGCTCGTGGGTTTAG
- a CDS encoding V-type ATP synthase subunit D gives MRLNVNPTRMEMLRLRRRLAVARRGHKLLKDKLDGLMKDFGEIAKSYKECRLAVDEQLPRVLKHFVLAEATSSRAFIEDALDLTRQDLIIEEQVRRVMGVAIPHIEATFGETLGGYSLIHTSPELDSAIDSLKKFIPELLRMSELEQTVRLLSEEIEKTRRRVNALEHTLIPNMAESIKYIKSKLDEIERSTTSRLMKIKADRMVGDAI, from the coding sequence ATGCGTCTTAACGTGAACCCAACGCGCATGGAAATGCTGCGTTTGCGCAGGCGGCTCGCAGTCGCGAGGCGCGGACATAAGCTGCTCAAAGATAAGCTTGACGGCCTTATGAAAGACTTCGGCGAAATTGCGAAGTCTTACAAAGAGTGCCGGCTCGCCGTCGACGAACAGCTTCCGCGCGTGTTGAAGCATTTTGTGCTGGCCGAAGCGACGTCCTCCCGCGCTTTCATCGAAGATGCCCTGGACTTGACCCGCCAGGACCTGATCATCGAGGAACAGGTTCGCCGCGTGATGGGCGTGGCAATACCTCATATCGAAGCTACATTCGGCGAAACCCTTGGCGGGTATTCGCTGATTCATACTTCGCCCGAACTCGACAGCGCCATCGACAGTCTCAAGAAGTTCATACCCGAGTTGTTGCGCATGAGCGAGCTCGAGCAAACCGTTCGCCTGTTAAGCGAGGAGATCGAAAAAACCCGCCGCCGTGTGAACGCCCTCGAGCATACCCTTATCCCTAACATGGCTGAGAGCATCAAGTACATCAAGAGCAAGCTCGATGAAATAGAGCGTTCCACCACCAGCCGGCTCATGAAAATCAAGGCCGACCGCATGGTAGGGGACGCCATCTAG
- a CDS encoding V-type ATP synthase subunit B, with amino-acid sequence MVTREYRTAKDIIGPLILVEGVEGVSYGELTDIKTAGQETLRRGKVLEVNGDKAVVQVFEGTSGLSPQDISVKFLAKSQEIGVSADMLGRVFDGAGRPIDGGPPIIPEKWLNVNGSPMNPYARDYPNEFIQTGISTIDLLNTLVRGQKLPIFSASGLPHSRMAAQIARQAKVRKTGERFAVIFAAMGITFEEAEFFIADFRRTGAIERAVLFMNLADDPTIERISVPRMALTTAEYLAYDKGMHVLVILTDLTNYCEALREISAARKEVPGRRGYPGYLYTDLSSIYERAGRIKGKPGSITQFPVLTMPEDDKTHPIPDLTGYITEGQIILSRPIHAQGIYPPVDVLPSLSRLKDKGIGKEKTREDHADVMNQLYSAYARGKNAKELAIVLGESALSEEDLLFVKFADAFEDQFIRQGEDEDRPIEESLTLGWRLLGMLPRESLKRVRDAFIEKYYPK; translated from the coding sequence ATGGTCACGCGCGAGTATCGAACAGCGAAAGATATTATTGGACCGCTCATCCTGGTGGAGGGAGTAGAAGGCGTGTCCTATGGTGAACTGACCGACATCAAGACCGCCGGACAGGAAACTCTCCGCCGCGGAAAAGTCCTCGAGGTCAACGGCGACAAAGCCGTGGTGCAGGTGTTCGAGGGCACCAGCGGTTTATCTCCACAGGATATCTCCGTCAAGTTCCTGGCCAAGAGTCAGGAAATCGGGGTCTCCGCGGACATGCTTGGACGCGTCTTCGACGGCGCCGGACGGCCCATTGACGGTGGTCCGCCGATCATCCCCGAGAAGTGGCTCAACGTCAACGGCAGCCCGATGAATCCATATGCCCGCGACTATCCCAACGAGTTCATTCAAACCGGGATCTCGACCATTGACCTTCTGAATACCCTGGTGCGCGGCCAGAAGCTTCCCATTTTCTCAGCATCGGGGTTGCCCCATTCCCGCATGGCCGCGCAGATTGCCCGCCAGGCCAAGGTGCGGAAGACCGGCGAACGGTTTGCCGTGATCTTTGCCGCCATGGGCATCACGTTCGAAGAGGCCGAGTTCTTCATCGCCGACTTCCGGCGTACCGGGGCCATCGAGCGCGCGGTGCTGTTCATGAACCTGGCGGACGACCCCACCATCGAGCGCATCTCCGTTCCGCGCATGGCTCTTACCACCGCCGAGTACCTCGCGTACGACAAGGGCATGCATGTGCTCGTGATTCTGACTGACCTGACGAATTACTGTGAGGCCCTGCGCGAGATTTCCGCCGCGCGAAAGGAAGTCCCGGGGCGCCGCGGCTACCCGGGCTACCTCTACACCGACCTGTCATCCATTTATGAGCGGGCAGGGCGCATCAAAGGCAAGCCCGGCTCGATCACCCAGTTCCCGGTGTTGACCATGCCGGAAGACGACAAGACCCACCCGATACCGGACCTGACGGGCTATATTACCGAAGGCCAGATTATCCTGAGCAGGCCGATTCACGCGCAGGGCATCTATCCGCCCGTCGACGTGCTGCCGTCGCTGTCCCGCCTCAAAGACAAAGGCATCGGGAAAGAAAAGACCCGCGAAGATCATGCGGACGTCATGAATCAGCTGTACTCGGCGTACGCCCGCGGCAAGAATGCCAAGGAACTTGCGATCGTGCTCGGCGAATCCGCCCTCAGCGAAGAGGACCTTCTCTTTGTAAAGTTCGCGGATGCCTTTGAAGACCAGTTCATCCGCCAGGGAGAAGATGAAGATCGCCCGATCGAGGAAAGCCTCACCTTGGGATGGCGTCTGCTGGGTATGCTGCCGCGCGAGTCGTTGAAGCGCGTTCGCGACGCGTTCATCGAGAAGTATTACCCGAAATGA
- a CDS encoding V-type ATP synthase subunit A, translating into MNNNQGEVVKVSGPLVVARGLAGARMYEMVRVGERRLFGEIIEIRGGDCSIQVYEETEGIGPGQPVFRTGEALSVELGPGLIRSIYDGVQRPLDTLNAKFGDFIVRGAESPALSRETQWTFQPVAKAGDSVVSGDVLGTVQESKLVVHKIMVPPGVEGKVTRIGPIAGNVDTRVAVVQTANGPVDVTMVQRWPVRQGRPVKRKLPPTVPMITGQRVIDMFFPITQGGTACVPGPFGSGKTVVQHQLAKWANAQVIVYVGCGERGNEMTDVLMEFPELKDPESGEPLMERTVLIANTSNMPVAAREASVFTGITIAEYFRDMGYSVALMADSTSRWAEAMREMSGRLEEMPGEEGYPAYLASRIASFYERSGNIICLGSDGRAGSLSLIGAVSPPGGDFSEPVVQATLRVVKVFWGLDDKLAFARHFPAINWLTSYSLYQEAVDQYANEHLDSGWQETRRRAMGILQREAELEELVRLVGMDALPVDDRLLMQAAKMIREDFLHQNAFDERDTYTSLPKQFRLLNLIIHYYDETRPALAQGVPLNALLGLGVLEDVARAKLIAEDKLQEFDRLKEKITEAVAALPR; encoded by the coding sequence ATGAACAACAACCAGGGTGAAGTGGTCAAAGTATCCGGGCCTCTCGTTGTGGCCCGCGGACTGGCTGGCGCCCGAATGTACGAAATGGTCCGGGTAGGCGAAAGGCGCCTTTTTGGCGAAATCATTGAGATTCGCGGCGGCGATTGCTCTATCCAAGTCTACGAGGAAACCGAAGGCATCGGCCCCGGACAGCCCGTTTTCCGAACGGGAGAGGCTCTCAGCGTCGAACTCGGGCCTGGGTTGATCCGCTCGATCTACGACGGTGTCCAGCGGCCGCTCGACACGCTCAACGCCAAGTTCGGCGACTTCATCGTTCGCGGCGCGGAAAGCCCTGCGTTGAGCCGGGAAACCCAATGGACCTTCCAGCCGGTTGCCAAGGCGGGGGATAGCGTTGTCTCCGGCGACGTCCTTGGGACGGTGCAGGAAAGCAAACTCGTCGTTCACAAGATCATGGTTCCTCCCGGTGTAGAGGGCAAAGTGACCCGCATCGGACCCATAGCCGGCAATGTGGACACACGGGTGGCCGTTGTCCAGACAGCGAACGGTCCGGTTGACGTCACCATGGTGCAGCGCTGGCCCGTTCGCCAGGGACGGCCCGTCAAACGGAAGCTCCCGCCGACCGTGCCCATGATCACCGGCCAGCGGGTCATCGACATGTTCTTTCCGATCACTCAGGGTGGTACCGCGTGTGTGCCTGGCCCGTTTGGCAGCGGCAAAACCGTGGTCCAGCATCAGCTTGCCAAGTGGGCTAACGCCCAGGTGATCGTTTACGTGGGATGCGGCGAGCGCGGCAACGAGATGACCGACGTGCTCATGGAATTCCCCGAACTCAAGGACCCCGAGTCCGGCGAACCCTTGATGGAGCGCACGGTGCTCATCGCAAACACCTCGAACATGCCGGTAGCCGCGCGTGAAGCCAGCGTGTTCACCGGGATTACCATCGCCGAGTATTTCCGTGACATGGGTTACTCCGTGGCCCTCATGGCTGACTCGACCAGCCGCTGGGCTGAAGCCATGCGCGAAATGTCCGGCCGTCTGGAAGAAATGCCCGGCGAAGAAGGTTATCCCGCGTATCTTGCATCCCGCATTGCCAGTTTTTACGAGCGGTCCGGCAACATTATCTGTCTCGGTTCCGATGGCAGAGCCGGCTCTCTATCGCTTATTGGCGCGGTTTCGCCCCCCGGAGGCGACTTCTCGGAACCGGTGGTGCAGGCCACGCTCCGGGTGGTCAAGGTGTTCTGGGGGCTGGATGACAAGCTTGCCTTTGCACGTCATTTCCCTGCCATCAACTGGCTGACCTCCTATTCGCTCTATCAGGAAGCCGTGGACCAGTATGCCAACGAGCACCTCGATTCCGGATGGCAGGAAACGCGCCGCCGCGCCATGGGCATTCTCCAGCGCGAAGCCGAGCTGGAGGAACTCGTGCGGCTCGTCGGAATGGACGCGCTCCCAGTAGACGACCGGCTGCTGATGCAGGCGGCCAAGATGATTCGCGAGGATTTCCTGCATCAGAATGCCTTTGACGAGCGGGATACCTATACCTCCCTCCCGAAACAGTTCCGCCTGCTGAACCTGATCATTCACTACTACGACGAGACGCGCCCCGCGCTTGCTCAAGGCGTACCTCTCAATGCCCTATTGGGACTGGGCGTCCTCGAAGACGTCGCCAGGGCAAAGCTGATTGCTGAGGATAAGTTACAGGAGTTTGACCGCCTGAAAGAGAAGATCACAGAGGCCGTGGCGGCGTTGCCGCGCTAA
- a CDS encoding V-type ATP synthase subunit F, translating into MSRAVVVGEESLVLGFKSAGFEIVDVPDGEKLAAELNRLARDPGVALVLVTESAAAQAPDALRQFRRMSRAILTTIPTHEGSEHLGFKNMRAVVERSIGVDMLGKE; encoded by the coding sequence ATGTCTAGAGCGGTTGTAGTTGGAGAAGAATCTCTCGTGCTTGGCTTCAAGAGCGCAGGATTCGAGATCGTTGACGTGCCCGACGGCGAAAAGCTGGCCGCCGAGCTGAACCGGCTCGCGCGGGACCCCGGCGTCGCGCTCGTCCTGGTCACTGAGTCTGCTGCCGCGCAGGCGCCGGACGCATTGCGGCAGTTTCGTAGAATGAGCCGGGCAATCTTGACCACCATCCCGACTCATGAAGGGAGTGAGCATCTGGGCTTCAAGAACATGCGCGCCGTAGTCGAGCGCTCCATCGGCGTGGACATGTTGGGCAAAGAGTAA
- a CDS encoding V-type ATPase subunit: MIALTKGQSRWGFACGRISVLTGQLMPYDYYLSLAGLERVEELFHRLQDTSLREHMFPGAITWEDWSTIIDVYVDELIASLRRDCPAPVLADMFALSEDYLNLKRAVLRMSSFPFTPRVFSEARLLEVASGAANLLPDVIRPAIAQLTALGADTQDPAVVDLVLDAAYLRHYLALARGVDAPMVLSWATERVLNKAISALWRAFRARINRKDLQQYFLPIDGITGILADMIEAGEPHAWGSIIPGRIGDVYREASESPEEERICRFEHLASNYLTQMARLTKLQTAGPERVAGFLWGVWVEAFNMKLVISGKLNHIDPDVLKGRVRETYV, encoded by the coding sequence GTGATTGCGCTCACAAAAGGCCAGAGCAGGTGGGGATTCGCATGCGGCCGCATCAGCGTGCTGACCGGCCAACTGATGCCTTACGATTACTACCTTTCCCTTGCCGGATTGGAACGGGTCGAGGAACTGTTTCACCGCTTGCAGGATACCTCGCTGCGCGAACACATGTTCCCCGGGGCGATCACCTGGGAGGATTGGAGCACCATCATCGACGTGTACGTCGATGAGCTGATAGCCTCTCTGCGCCGGGACTGCCCGGCTCCTGTTCTTGCCGACATGTTCGCGCTGTCCGAGGACTACCTCAATCTGAAACGGGCCGTTCTGCGCATGTCGTCGTTCCCGTTTACGCCCCGGGTGTTTTCGGAGGCCCGTTTGCTCGAGGTGGCATCGGGGGCTGCGAATCTGTTACCGGACGTTATCCGTCCCGCGATTGCGCAACTCACCGCGTTGGGCGCGGACACCCAGGACCCGGCGGTGGTGGACCTCGTGCTGGACGCGGCATACCTGCGTCACTATCTGGCGCTTGCTCGCGGGGTCGATGCCCCCATGGTCCTGTCATGGGCGACGGAACGCGTGCTCAACAAGGCGATTTCCGCCCTGTGGCGCGCCTTCCGTGCGAGAATCAACCGTAAGGATTTGCAGCAGTATTTTCTGCCCATTGACGGCATCACCGGCATCCTTGCCGATATGATCGAGGCCGGCGAGCCCCACGCGTGGGGAAGCATTATTCCCGGGCGCATCGGCGACGTGTATCGGGAAGCGTCTGAGAGCCCGGAGGAAGAGCGGATCTGCCGTTTCGAGCATCTTGCTTCGAACTATCTGACCCAGATGGCACGCCTTACGAAACTGCAGACGGCTGGTCCGGAGCGAGTGGCGGGTTTTCTCTGGGGCGTGTGGGTTGAAGCGTTCAACATGAAACTGGTGATCAGCGGCAAGCTCAACCATATTGATCCGGATGTGCTCAAGGGCCGTGTGAGGGAGACCTATGTCTAG
- a CDS encoding V-type ATP synthase subunit E family protein has protein sequence MAFTQITQAVLETARVEAERVRKAAEKAVGEKVRAARQASETECERRYQAAVRSIDEQHHRELMQVIGAGRKELLAQKGLCIKRVFDMARKQILDLPEDVHMGVMRRLLERACEASSGRVRVHPGEAASFKTLLDAVNAAHGGKDWVSLDETAPLPERGGFIFVSDAYEVDQRLSTLLQDLEHELAPHLAAQILEQSEWSGVGS, from the coding sequence ATGGCGTTTACGCAGATTACACAAGCCGTTCTTGAAACGGCGCGCGTTGAGGCCGAGCGCGTCCGGAAAGCCGCGGAGAAAGCGGTGGGCGAAAAAGTGCGCGCCGCACGCCAGGCCTCCGAAACGGAGTGCGAGAGGCGTTACCAGGCGGCCGTCCGCAGCATCGACGAGCAGCACCATCGGGAACTTATGCAGGTAATCGGCGCGGGGAGGAAAGAACTCCTTGCGCAGAAGGGCCTATGCATAAAGCGCGTGTTCGACATGGCGCGGAAACAGATCCTCGACCTCCCGGAGGACGTGCACATGGGAGTCATGCGGCGGCTCCTGGAGCGGGCCTGTGAAGCTTCCAGCGGGCGGGTGCGGGTTCATCCCGGCGAAGCCGCCTCGTTCAAGACGCTTCTGGATGCGGTGAACGCGGCGCACGGCGGAAAGGACTGGGTATCGCTTGACGAAACGGCGCCGCTTCCGGAGCGGGGCGGGTTCATCTTTGTCAGTGACGCGTATGAGGTAGATCAAAGATTGAGCACGCTGCTGCAGGACCTCGAGCACGAGCTGGCGCCGCATCTGGCTGCCCAAATACTCGAACAATCAGAGTGGAGCGGAGTGGGTTCGTGA
- a CDS encoding V-type ATP synthase subunit K: MDIVLANQIGCGLAIAGAGLAVGLGCAGSGRGIGIASHAMAGVLSEKPDLFGRLLVLLALPGTQGFYGFITALMVFMRFKLTGGTPQVSIAAGLAMLVVGFGVGFALMVSAVWQGEASAASIALVARRPEQYGRSIILPAMVETYAVVSLLVGILTINWLTSMTFGS; encoded by the coding sequence ATGGACATCGTGCTGGCAAATCAGATTGGCTGTGGATTGGCGATTGCGGGCGCGGGGCTTGCCGTAGGGTTGGGTTGCGCCGGGTCTGGACGGGGCATAGGCATTGCCTCTCATGCGATGGCCGGCGTCTTGAGCGAGAAGCCGGATTTGTTCGGCCGTCTTCTCGTGCTGCTGGCGCTGCCGGGGACCCAGGGTTTTTACGGGTTTATCACTGCGCTGATGGTATTCATGCGCTTCAAGCTGACGGGCGGCACGCCTCAGGTTTCGATTGCTGCCGGCCTGGCCATGCTTGTCGTGGGTTTCGGGGTGGGATTTGCCCTGATGGTTTCCGCGGTCTGGCAGGGAGAGGCGTCCGCGGCAAGTATCGCCCTCGTAGCGCGCCGGCCCGAGCAGTACGGCCGTTCGATCATTCTGCCTGCCATGGTGGAGACGTACGCGGTTGTTTCCTTGCTGGTCGGCATTCTCACTATCAACTGGCTCACGAGCATGACGTTCGGCTCGTAA